A single Nicotiana tabacum cultivar K326 chromosome 5, ASM71507v2, whole genome shotgun sequence DNA region contains:
- the LOC107823803 gene encoding uncharacterized protein LOC107823803 isoform X2 has product MFKSARWRSEKNKIKAVFKLQFHATQVAGDALMISVVPADVGKPTLKLEKAIVRDGSCYWDKAVFETVKLIQEPKSGKIHEKIYYFILGTGSSKAGVVGEASIDFSNHAEASKISSVALPLKNSKSGAVLHVSIQRIQDSSDQSVVEEIENAKPNSDDRILRTQPSNDDVEASLNDNSTEDGLINKPILHNGVLNGNRRASGESDITTSSSGSSSVLDTPRQIRMRNNSGHQDHINFPSSPNLALVPRNPSVDVSTTVYEENQQLDWLGGSALEVSTDGSSSTPREALRRLASQEVSDIVVAKLQSELAAFARQVEVSDLELQTLRKQIVKECKRGQDLSKEVASLKKERDAFKEECDKLKASQRRLDEAKSKDKLLYERGDLQTLVSELRQELSYQKDLNANLEIQLQKTQESNSELILAVRDLDEMLEQKNKENVSHSNKSTTSFEAERFPDVISKHEMTDEDDEEQKALEQLVREHNDVKDTYMLEQKITDLHGEIEIYRRERDDLEMQMEQLALDNEILKQENHDMLYKLEQSEIQEQLKMQYECATSYATVSELEAQIVSLENELKNQSKEFSDSLATISELEAQVSNLEQELEQQAQGFEADLDTLSRDKIEQEQRAIRAEEALRKTRRQNVITAERLQEELKGLSMQMECSLKASEKLATKALNEANELHLQKMQLEKMLQKSSEELQSIKAHYEAKVFELSSQVNNMSDQMEKLQSEIEEKSACLGKQEELAKETEQHLSQKIISLKEEIENLLTEKIILSQHEEHKNTLANELEKTRKSIEDMQLVIEQGQSERRELETTLALMEREAMDTVKELNSMRSLIDEKDTLIAELHFEVDILISECKEIKSSLFEDELEKEILRKQVSQLKDDLIEKENALNSLDEKLEDANDQAASLKEIINLLEDQIKLKENALDSLTNSFTETEKDLQDKIEELERRLEELRHSMERLREQKSKQVATEDLNLATTTCTEDENPCQASSTESNICLSDKEMENAASNTGNLEELSKEMELLRERNKLMEFELKEMQGRYSELSLKFAEVEGERQKLVMRMRNIKSAKKSS; this is encoded by the exons ATGTTCAAGTCGGCGCGGTGGAGGAGTGAGAAGAACAAGATCAAAGCTGTCTTCAAGTTGCAGTTTCATGCAACTCAG GTAGCGGGGGATGCATTGATGATATCCGTAGTCCCTGCTGATGTGGGGAAGCCGACATTAAAATTAGAGAAGGCAATAGTTCGTGATGGGAGCTGTTACTGGGATAAAGCAGTTTTTGAAACTGTGAAGTTGATTCAAGAACCCAAGTCAGGGAAGATTCACGAAAAGATCTATTACTTCATCCTGGGAACC GGAAGTTCCAAAGCTGGAGTTGTCGGAGAAGCTTCGATTGATTTCTCGAATCATGCAGAGGCATCTAAGATCTCCTCCGTTGCTCTTCCgctcaaaaattcaaaatcaggAGCTGTATTGCAT GTTTCAATACAGAGGATTCAGGATTCTTCTGATCAAAG TGTTGTTGAAGAAATCGAAAATGCAAAACCAAATTCGGACGATAGGATCTTGAGGACGCAACCAAGCAATGATGATGTAGAAGCTAGCCTTAACGACAATTCTACAGAG GATGGTTTAATCAACAAGCCTATTTTGCACAATGGTGTACTGAATGGAAACCGCCGGGCATCAGGCGAATCAGATATTACCACGTCCAGTTCTGGGAGCAGCTCGGTACTTGATACGCCTCGGCAAATCAGAATGAGAAACAACAGTGGCCATCAGGATCACATAAACTTCCCTTCGTCTCCGAATCTTGCTTTGGTTCCCCGGAATCCCAGTGTCGATGTCTCTACAACAGTTTATGAAGAAAATCAGCAGTTGGATTGGTTGGGAGGTTCTGCTCTTGAAGTAAGTACGGACGGGTCTTCAAGCACTCCAAGAGAAGCTCTTAGGAGATTAGCATCGCAAGAGGTGTCGGATATTGTTGTTGCAAAGCTACAATCCGAGCTCGCAGCTTTTGCTAGGCAGGTAGAAGTGTCGGACTTGGAACTTCAAACGCTTCGTAAACAAATAGTCAAGGAGTGCAAAAGAGGGCAAGATCTCTCAAAAGAGGTTGCGAGCCTGAAAAAAGAACGAGACGCTTtcaaggaagaatgtgataaactTAAAGCCTCTCAAAGACGTTTAGACGAGGCGAAATCCAAAGACAAGTTGCTCTATGAAAGAGGGGATCTTCAAACTCTTGTTAGTGAACTTAGGCAAGAATTGAGTTATCAAAAGGACCTTAATGCAAATCTGGAAATACAACTGCAAAAGACGCAAGAATCAAATTCGGAGTTAATTCTTGCTGTGCGCGACCTAGATGAAATGTTAGagcagaaaaacaaagaaaatgttAGCCATTCCAACAAATCAACGACATCTTTTGAAGCTGAAAGGTTTCCGGATGTTATCTCCAAGCATGAAATGACGGATGAAGATGACGAAGAGCAAAAAGCGCTAGAGCAGCTCGTGAGAGAGCACAACGACGTCAAGGACACATATATGCTGGAGCAAAAGATCACGGACCTGCATGGTGAAATCGAGATATACAGGAGAGAAAGAGATGACTTAGAGATGCAGATGGAGCAACTTGCCCTCGACAATGAGATACTGAAGCAAGAAAACCACGACATGTTATACAAACTTGAGCAAAGCGAGATTCAGGAACAACTAAAAATGCAATATGAATGTGCAACTTCTTATGCAACTGTAAGTGAACTTGAAGCGCAGATTGTGAGTTTGGAGAATGAGCTGAAGAATCAATCTAAAGAATTCTCCGATTCATTGGCTACTATAAGTGAGCTCGAAGCTCAAGTCAGTAACCTGGAGCAAGAACTAGAACAGCAAGCTCAAGGATTTGAAGCTGATCTCGATACCCTTAGTCGTGATAAAATCGAACAAGAGCAGAGAGCAATAAGAGCTGAAGAAGCCTTGAGGAAGACAAGACGGCAAAATGTTATTACAGCAGAGCGGCTCCAGGAGGAACTTAAAGGGCTATCCATGCAAATGGAATGCTCACTCAAAGCGAGTGAAAAGTTGGCTACTAAAGCTTTAAACGAAGCTAATGAGCTCCACCTACAGAAAATGCAACTGGAAAAGATGCTTCAAAAATCATCCGAGGAGCTCCAATCAATCAAAGCGCATTACGAAGCAAAGGTGTTTGAGCTTTCTAGCCAAGTAAATAATATGTCAGATCAAATGGAAAAGTTGCAgtcagaaattgaagaaaaatccgcATGCCTCGGGAAACAAGAAGAGCTGGCTAAAGAAACTGAGCAGCACCTATCACAGAAAATCATCTCTCTTAAAGAGGAGATTGAAAATTTATTGACAGAAAAGATTATCCTTTCTCAGCATGAAGAACATAAGAACACTCTGGCGAATGAGTTGGAAAAGACGAGGAAATCGATTGAGGACATGCAATTGGTTATAGAGCAAGGtcaaagtgaaagaagagaactgGAAACTACGCTAGCTTTAATGGAAAGAGAAGCCATGGATACCGTGAAAGAACTAAACAGTATGAGGTCGCTTATTGATGAGAAGGACACATTAATTGCGGAACTGCATTTCGAAGTGGATATCCTTATATCTGAATGCAAAGAAATTAAGAGCTCTTTGTTTGAGGATGAACTGGAGAAAGAAATTTTGAGAAAGCAGGTATCGCAGTTAAAAGATGATCTGATAGAGAAAGAGAATGCATTGAATAGTTTGGACGAAAAGCTCGAAGATGCAAATGATCAAGCTGCAAGTCTAAAAGAGATAATAAATTTACTTGAG GATCAGATCAAGCTGAAGGAAAATGCACTTGATAGCTTAACGAATTCATTTACAGAGACGGAGAAAGATCTTCAAGACAAAATCGAAGAATTAGAAAGAAGGTTAGAAGAACTCCGGCATAGCATGGAAAGGCTCCGCGAACAAAAGTCCAAACAG GTGGCTACGGAAGATCTAAATCTTGCGACTACAACATGCACGGAAGATGAAAATCCCTGTCAAGCATCGTCTACGGAGAG CAACATCTGTTTGTCGGACAAGGAAATGGAAAACGCAGCATCTAATACCGGAAATCTTGAAGAACTATCAAAAGAAATGGAACTATTGAGGGAGAGGAACAAGTTAATGGAATTTGAACTGAAAGAAATGCAAGGGAGATATTCAGAATTAAGCCTCAAATTTGCAGAAGTAGAAGGAGAAAGACAGAAGCTTGTAATGAGAATGCGCAACATTAAGAGCGCGAAAAAGAGCTCTTAA
- the LOC107823803 gene encoding uncharacterized protein LOC107823803 isoform X1 — translation MFKSARWRSEKNKIKAVFKLQFHATQVAGDALMISVVPADVGKPTLKLEKAIVRDGSCYWDKAVFETVKLIQEPKSGKIHEKIYYFILGTGSSKAGVVGEASIDFSNHAEASKISSVALPLKNSKSGAVLHVSIQRIQDSSDQSVVEEIENAKPNSDDRILRTQPSNDDVEASLNDNSTEDGLINKPILHNGVLNGNRRASGESDITTSSSGSSSVLDTPRQIRMRNNSGHQDHINFPSSPNLALVPRNPSVDVSTTVYEENQQLDWLGGSALEVSTDGSSSTPREALRRLASQEVSDIVVAKLQSELAAFARQVEVSDLELQTLRKQIVKECKRGQDLSKEVASLKKERDAFKEECDKLKASQRRLDEAKSKDKLLYERGDLQTLVSELRQELSYQKDLNANLEIQLQKTQESNSELILAVRDLDEMLEQKNKENVSHSNKSTTSFEAERFPDVISKHEMTDEDDEEQKALEQLVREHNDVKDTYMLEQKITDLHGEIEIYRRERDDLEMQMEQLALDNEILKQENHDMLYKLEQSEIQEQLKMQYECATSYATVSELEAQIVSLENELKNQSKEFSDSLATISELEAQVSNLEQELEQQAQGFEADLDTLSRDKIEQEQRAIRAEEALRKTRRQNVITAERLQEELKGLSMQMECSLKASEKLATKALNEANELHLQKMQLEKMLQKSSEELQSIKAHYEAKVFELSSQVNNMSDQMEKLQSEIEEKSACLGKQEELAKETEQHLSQKIISLKEEIENLLTEKIILSQHEEHKNTLANELEKTRKSIEDMQLVIEQGQSERRELETTLALMEREAMDTVKELNSMRSLIDEKDTLIAELHFEVDILISECKEIKSSLFEDELEKEILRKQVSQLKDDLIEKENALNSLDEKLEDANDQAASLKEIINLLEDQIKLKENALDSLTNSFTETEKDLQDKIEELERRLEELRHSMERLREQKSKQVATEDLNLATTTCTEDENPCQASSTESSNICLSDKEMENAASNTGNLEELSKEMELLRERNKLMEFELKEMQGRYSELSLKFAEVEGERQKLVMRMRNIKSAKKSS, via the exons ATGTTCAAGTCGGCGCGGTGGAGGAGTGAGAAGAACAAGATCAAAGCTGTCTTCAAGTTGCAGTTTCATGCAACTCAG GTAGCGGGGGATGCATTGATGATATCCGTAGTCCCTGCTGATGTGGGGAAGCCGACATTAAAATTAGAGAAGGCAATAGTTCGTGATGGGAGCTGTTACTGGGATAAAGCAGTTTTTGAAACTGTGAAGTTGATTCAAGAACCCAAGTCAGGGAAGATTCACGAAAAGATCTATTACTTCATCCTGGGAACC GGAAGTTCCAAAGCTGGAGTTGTCGGAGAAGCTTCGATTGATTTCTCGAATCATGCAGAGGCATCTAAGATCTCCTCCGTTGCTCTTCCgctcaaaaattcaaaatcaggAGCTGTATTGCAT GTTTCAATACAGAGGATTCAGGATTCTTCTGATCAAAG TGTTGTTGAAGAAATCGAAAATGCAAAACCAAATTCGGACGATAGGATCTTGAGGACGCAACCAAGCAATGATGATGTAGAAGCTAGCCTTAACGACAATTCTACAGAG GATGGTTTAATCAACAAGCCTATTTTGCACAATGGTGTACTGAATGGAAACCGCCGGGCATCAGGCGAATCAGATATTACCACGTCCAGTTCTGGGAGCAGCTCGGTACTTGATACGCCTCGGCAAATCAGAATGAGAAACAACAGTGGCCATCAGGATCACATAAACTTCCCTTCGTCTCCGAATCTTGCTTTGGTTCCCCGGAATCCCAGTGTCGATGTCTCTACAACAGTTTATGAAGAAAATCAGCAGTTGGATTGGTTGGGAGGTTCTGCTCTTGAAGTAAGTACGGACGGGTCTTCAAGCACTCCAAGAGAAGCTCTTAGGAGATTAGCATCGCAAGAGGTGTCGGATATTGTTGTTGCAAAGCTACAATCCGAGCTCGCAGCTTTTGCTAGGCAGGTAGAAGTGTCGGACTTGGAACTTCAAACGCTTCGTAAACAAATAGTCAAGGAGTGCAAAAGAGGGCAAGATCTCTCAAAAGAGGTTGCGAGCCTGAAAAAAGAACGAGACGCTTtcaaggaagaatgtgataaactTAAAGCCTCTCAAAGACGTTTAGACGAGGCGAAATCCAAAGACAAGTTGCTCTATGAAAGAGGGGATCTTCAAACTCTTGTTAGTGAACTTAGGCAAGAATTGAGTTATCAAAAGGACCTTAATGCAAATCTGGAAATACAACTGCAAAAGACGCAAGAATCAAATTCGGAGTTAATTCTTGCTGTGCGCGACCTAGATGAAATGTTAGagcagaaaaacaaagaaaatgttAGCCATTCCAACAAATCAACGACATCTTTTGAAGCTGAAAGGTTTCCGGATGTTATCTCCAAGCATGAAATGACGGATGAAGATGACGAAGAGCAAAAAGCGCTAGAGCAGCTCGTGAGAGAGCACAACGACGTCAAGGACACATATATGCTGGAGCAAAAGATCACGGACCTGCATGGTGAAATCGAGATATACAGGAGAGAAAGAGATGACTTAGAGATGCAGATGGAGCAACTTGCCCTCGACAATGAGATACTGAAGCAAGAAAACCACGACATGTTATACAAACTTGAGCAAAGCGAGATTCAGGAACAACTAAAAATGCAATATGAATGTGCAACTTCTTATGCAACTGTAAGTGAACTTGAAGCGCAGATTGTGAGTTTGGAGAATGAGCTGAAGAATCAATCTAAAGAATTCTCCGATTCATTGGCTACTATAAGTGAGCTCGAAGCTCAAGTCAGTAACCTGGAGCAAGAACTAGAACAGCAAGCTCAAGGATTTGAAGCTGATCTCGATACCCTTAGTCGTGATAAAATCGAACAAGAGCAGAGAGCAATAAGAGCTGAAGAAGCCTTGAGGAAGACAAGACGGCAAAATGTTATTACAGCAGAGCGGCTCCAGGAGGAACTTAAAGGGCTATCCATGCAAATGGAATGCTCACTCAAAGCGAGTGAAAAGTTGGCTACTAAAGCTTTAAACGAAGCTAATGAGCTCCACCTACAGAAAATGCAACTGGAAAAGATGCTTCAAAAATCATCCGAGGAGCTCCAATCAATCAAAGCGCATTACGAAGCAAAGGTGTTTGAGCTTTCTAGCCAAGTAAATAATATGTCAGATCAAATGGAAAAGTTGCAgtcagaaattgaagaaaaatccgcATGCCTCGGGAAACAAGAAGAGCTGGCTAAAGAAACTGAGCAGCACCTATCACAGAAAATCATCTCTCTTAAAGAGGAGATTGAAAATTTATTGACAGAAAAGATTATCCTTTCTCAGCATGAAGAACATAAGAACACTCTGGCGAATGAGTTGGAAAAGACGAGGAAATCGATTGAGGACATGCAATTGGTTATAGAGCAAGGtcaaagtgaaagaagagaactgGAAACTACGCTAGCTTTAATGGAAAGAGAAGCCATGGATACCGTGAAAGAACTAAACAGTATGAGGTCGCTTATTGATGAGAAGGACACATTAATTGCGGAACTGCATTTCGAAGTGGATATCCTTATATCTGAATGCAAAGAAATTAAGAGCTCTTTGTTTGAGGATGAACTGGAGAAAGAAATTTTGAGAAAGCAGGTATCGCAGTTAAAAGATGATCTGATAGAGAAAGAGAATGCATTGAATAGTTTGGACGAAAAGCTCGAAGATGCAAATGATCAAGCTGCAAGTCTAAAAGAGATAATAAATTTACTTGAG GATCAGATCAAGCTGAAGGAAAATGCACTTGATAGCTTAACGAATTCATTTACAGAGACGGAGAAAGATCTTCAAGACAAAATCGAAGAATTAGAAAGAAGGTTAGAAGAACTCCGGCATAGCATGGAAAGGCTCCGCGAACAAAAGTCCAAACAG GTGGCTACGGAAGATCTAAATCTTGCGACTACAACATGCACGGAAGATGAAAATCCCTGTCAAGCATCGTCTACGGAGAG CAGCAACATCTGTTTGTCGGACAAGGAAATGGAAAACGCAGCATCTAATACCGGAAATCTTGAAGAACTATCAAAAGAAATGGAACTATTGAGGGAGAGGAACAAGTTAATGGAATTTGAACTGAAAGAAATGCAAGGGAGATATTCAGAATTAAGCCTCAAATTTGCAGAAGTAGAAGGAGAAAGACAGAAGCTTGTAATGAGAATGCGCAACATTAAGAGCGCGAAAAAGAGCTCTTAA